The Branchiostoma floridae strain S238N-H82 chromosome 10, Bfl_VNyyK, whole genome shotgun sequence genome has a segment encoding these proteins:
- the LOC118424243 gene encoding C-type lectin domain family 3 member A homolog, producing MDDESQLADTVDDLERKLDIEKNRSAVLEACLREQVSYPNGYQLWRGICYKAFNTAKTFNEAAVTCRKDGGTLVMPRDAETNAFLISIRGDTSMFYIGLQDQREEGIFEWADGSALGEYNSWAQDSTYPGGTNGRRRVIRDFVRSYRGCIVGVTAVVATLIIVGLVVMVFIYKEVFYFVPY from the exons atggatgaTGAGTCCCAACTGGccgacactgttgacgacctggaACGCAAATTGGACATCGAGAAAAACAGATCAGCAGTCTTGGAGGCATGTCTTCGGGAGCAAG tATCTTATCCCAATGGTTACCAACTGtggcgtggaatctgctacaaggccttcaacactGCTAAGACCTTTAACGAAGCAGCTGTAACCTGTCGCAAAGATGGCGGCACCCTCGTCATGCCCCGAGatgctgagaccaacgccttcctgatctccatAAGGGGAGACACTTCTATGTTCTACATCGGCCTGCAAGATCAACGTGAAGAAGGGATATTTGAATGGGCTGATGGTTCTGCACTAGGGGAGTACAACTCGTGGGCTCAGG ACAGCACGTATCCTGGTGGAACAAATGGCCGTCGTCGTGTGATTCGTGACTTCGTTCGGTCCTACCGTGGCTGCATCGTGGGCGTTACTGCTGTGGTGGCAACCCTGATCATCGTGGGACTCGTCGTGATGGTGTTTATCTATAAAGaggtattttattttgtgcCATACTAG
- the LOC118424244 gene encoding alpha-N-acetylgalactosamine-specific lectin-like, translating into MDDVSQLSHTVDDLRRNMDDVSQLSHTVDDLKRDMDDVSQLSNTVDDLKRNMDIEKNRSAVLEACLREQVSCPNGYQLWRGICYKVFNTREPFNEAAATCRKDGGTLAMPRDAETNAFLISLYTSIRGDTLFFIGLQDQHEEGRFEWADGSALGAYSPWGPGEPDGHGDCVVSGASSVRKDKWYNFSCDLIFRFICQVNPGHRCTEVAG; encoded by the exons ATGGATGATGTGTCCCAACTGTCccacactgttgacgacctgagaCGCAACATGGATGATGTGTCCCAACTGTCccacactgttgacgacctgaaacgcgACATGGATGATGTGTCCcaactgtccaacactgttgacgacctgaaacgcaacatggaCATCGAGAAAAACAGATCAGCAGTCTTGGAGGCATGTCTTCGGGAGCAAG TATCTTGTCCCAATGGTTACCAACTGtggcgtggaatctgctacaaggtctTCAACACTCGTGAGCCCTTTAACGAAGCAGCTGCAACCTGTCGCAAAGatggcggcaccctcgccatgccccgagatgCTGAGACCAatgccttcctgatctccttatACACGTCCATAAGGGGAGACACTTTGTTCTTCATCGGCCTGCAAGATCAACATGAAGAAGGAAGATTTGAGTGGGCTGATGGTTCTGCACTAGGGGCGTACAGCCCGTGGGGCCCGGGTGAACCGGATGGTCATGGCGATTGTGTTGTGTCCGGCGCAAGCAGTGTCCGGAAAGACAAGTGGTACAACTTCTCATGCGACTTGATTTTCCGCTTCATCTGCCAAGTTAATCCAG GACATAGATGCACAGAGGTGGCAGGCTGA